The following coding sequences lie in one Heyndrickxia oleronia genomic window:
- the rsmI gene encoding 16S rRNA (cytidine(1402)-2'-O)-methyltransferase, producing the protein MQVQKSFVNDKSKGILYLVPTPIGNLEDMTYRAVRILKEAHIIAAEDTRNTKKLCHYFDIQTPITSYHEHNKEISAKNLISKLLLGEKVALVSDAGMPSISDPGYELVVQVLEENITVVPLPGANAALTALIASGINPQPFYFYGFLSRNKKERRAELENLNNKTETFILYEAPHRLKETLKAMSEVLGNRNIVLCRELTKKFEEFLRGTIDEIIKWFEANEVRGEFCIVVEGNHESMENEQEPWWTDISVIDHVNHYMDQKKLTSKEAIKQVAKERNLPKREVYQTFHQE; encoded by the coding sequence ATGCAAGTACAAAAAAGCTTTGTTAATGATAAAAGTAAAGGGATTCTGTATCTTGTACCCACACCGATAGGAAATTTAGAAGATATGACATATCGTGCGGTCCGAATATTGAAGGAAGCTCATATCATTGCTGCCGAAGATACTCGAAACACAAAAAAGCTCTGTCATTATTTTGATATACAAACACCTATTACAAGTTATCATGAACATAATAAGGAAATCAGTGCAAAGAATCTTATTTCTAAATTGCTTTTAGGAGAAAAAGTAGCATTAGTCAGTGATGCTGGAATGCCATCAATATCGGACCCGGGCTATGAATTAGTTGTTCAAGTATTAGAAGAAAACATTACAGTTGTTCCCTTACCTGGAGCTAATGCTGCCTTAACTGCATTAATTGCATCTGGAATTAATCCACAACCGTTTTATTTTTATGGATTTTTATCAAGGAATAAGAAGGAAAGAAGAGCTGAATTAGAAAATTTAAACAATAAAACTGAAACGTTTATATTATATGAAGCTCCTCACCGATTAAAGGAAACATTAAAAGCAATGAGTGAAGTACTTGGAAATAGAAATATTGTGCTTTGTCGAGAGTTAACAAAGAAATTTGAAGAGTTTTTAAGAGGCACTATAGATGAAATCATTAAGTGGTTTGAAGCTAATGAAGTTCGTGGGGAATTTTGTATAGTTGTAGAGGGAAATCATGAAAGTATGGAGAATGAACAGGAACCTTGGTGGACAGATATAAGCGTGATTGACCATGTAAACCATTATATGGACCAGAAAAAATTAACTTCAAAGGAAGCGATTAAACAAGTTGCAAAAGAGAGAAATTTACCAAAAAGAGAAGTTTATCAAACATTTCATCAAGAGTAA
- a CDS encoding AbrB/MazE/SpoVT family DNA-binding domain-containing protein: MKSTGIVRKVDELGRVVIPIELRRTLGIAEKDALEIYVDDEKIILKKYKPSMTCHITGDVSDDNVQLAGGKLVLSREGADQLIKEIQAAFHKE; the protein is encoded by the coding sequence ATGAAATCTACTGGTATTGTTCGTAAGGTTGATGAACTAGGTCGTGTAGTTATTCCTATCGAACTTAGACGTACACTTGGTATTGCTGAAAAAGACGCATTAGAAATATATGTAGATGATGAAAAAATCATTTTAAAAAAATATAAGCCTAGCATGACTTGTCATATTACTGGAGACGTTTCTGATGATAATGTTCAATTAGCAGGCGGAAAATTAGTACTTAGCCGTGAAGGTGCAGACCAATTAATTAAGGAAATCCAAGCTGCTTTCCATAAGGAGTAG
- a CDS encoding tRNA1(Val) (adenine(37)-N6)-methyltransferase: protein MVELRDDERLDYLLAEKLRIIQSPSVFSFSLDAVLLARFAYLPIQKGRVIDLCSGNGVIPLLISNRTKANIIGVEIQERLYDMAVRSISYNHLENQINMIHGDIKEMPEKLGKGKFDVVTCNPPYFVTPPKSEKNINEHLAIARHEILCTLEDAIQVSSKLLRQGGKAAFVHRPGRLLDILMLMRKYRIEPKRLRFVYPRYGKEANTILVEGIKDGSKDLKVLPPLYIYKAENQYSEEVEEMLFGNAIEYDKKEG from the coding sequence ATGGTTGAGTTAAGAGATGATGAGCGATTGGACTATTTGCTTGCTGAGAAATTACGAATTATTCAAAGTCCGTCGGTATTTTCTTTTTCTTTAGACGCAGTTTTGCTAGCGAGATTTGCTTATCTTCCCATCCAGAAGGGAAGGGTAATCGATCTATGCTCCGGGAATGGTGTGATTCCATTATTAATAAGTAACCGAACAAAAGCTAATATTATAGGGGTCGAGATTCAGGAAAGGCTTTACGATATGGCAGTACGAAGTATTTCTTATAATCACTTAGAGAATCAAATCAACATGATTCATGGAGATATTAAAGAAATGCCTGAAAAGCTAGGAAAAGGTAAATTTGATGTGGTTACTTGTAATCCACCTTATTTTGTGACACCACCAAAAAGCGAAAAAAATATAAATGAGCATCTGGCTATTGCGAGACATGAAATATTATGTACGCTTGAGGATGCTATTCAGGTTAGTAGCAAATTATTGCGTCAGGGTGGAAAGGCAGCATTTGTACATAGACCGGGAAGACTATTAGATATCTTAATGCTAATGAGAAAATATCGTATAGAGCCGAAACGTCTGCGATTTGTATATCCAAGGTATGGAAAAGAGGCAAATACAATACTGGTAGAAGGAATTAAGGACGGCAGTAAAGATTTAAAGGTATTACCACCATTATATATTTACAAAGCAGAAAATCAGTATAGTGAAGAAGTCGAAGAGATGTTATTTGGAAATGCTATTGAATATGACAAAAAGGAGGGATAA
- the metG gene encoding methionine--tRNA ligase, with protein sequence MEKDKTFYITTPIYYPSGNLHIGHAYTTVAGDAMARYKRLRGYDVMYLTGTDEHGQKIQRKAEEEGITPQAYVDNIVAGIQDLWNKLDISYDDFIRTTQNRHKEVVEKIFQRLVEQGDIYLDQYEGWYCTPCESFFTERQLVNGNCPDCGRPVEKVKEESYFFKMSKYVDRLLKFYEENPEFIQPESRKNEMINNFIKPGLEDLAVSRTTFDWGVKVPGNPKHVIYVWIDALSNYITALGYGTSDDTKYQKYWPADVHLVGKEIVRFHTIYWPIMLMALDLPLPKKVFAHGWLLMKDGKMSKSKGNVVDPVTLIDRYGLDSLRYYLLREVPFGSDGVFTPEGFVERINFDLANDLGNLLNRTVAMINKYFDGEIPTYNGPINSFDEELVTVNMETIQKYEEAMEKMEFSVALASVWELISRTNKYIDETSPWVLAKDEGKQAELSSVMVHLAESLRIVAVLLQPFLTKTPANIFEQLSIKDDELKNWGSLNKFGSIPSGTKVVKKGEPIFPRLEIDVEVEYIKQKMAGEPVKSEKKEMETEKLEEKSEITIDDFMKVELRVAEVIHAEPVKKADKLLKLQLDLGYEKRQVVSGIAQYYKPEELVGQKVICVTNLKPVKLRGELSQGMILAGSKDGQLSLASIDQSLPNGAIVK encoded by the coding sequence ATGGAGAAGGATAAAACATTTTATATTACAACACCGATTTATTATCCAAGTGGGAATTTACATATCGGACACGCGTATACAACTGTAGCTGGGGATGCAATGGCGCGGTATAAGCGGCTTCGTGGCTATGATGTAATGTACTTAACAGGAACAGATGAACATGGCCAAAAAATACAACGTAAGGCTGAAGAAGAAGGGATAACACCACAAGCCTATGTAGATAATATTGTCGCAGGAATTCAAGATTTATGGAATAAATTGGATATATCTTATGATGATTTTATTCGTACAACTCAGAATCGACATAAAGAGGTAGTAGAAAAAATATTTCAGCGATTGGTAGAGCAGGGGGATATTTATTTAGATCAATATGAAGGATGGTATTGTACACCTTGTGAATCATTTTTTACAGAACGCCAATTAGTCAACGGAAATTGCCCAGACTGTGGTAGACCTGTTGAAAAGGTAAAAGAAGAATCCTATTTTTTTAAAATGAGTAAATATGTTGACCGCCTTTTAAAGTTTTATGAAGAGAATCCTGAATTTATCCAGCCTGAATCAAGAAAAAATGAAATGATTAATAATTTTATTAAACCGGGTCTTGAGGATTTAGCTGTTTCACGTACTACATTTGATTGGGGTGTTAAGGTTCCAGGTAATCCAAAACATGTTATCTATGTTTGGATTGATGCACTTTCAAACTATATTACGGCATTAGGGTATGGAACAAGCGATGATACAAAGTACCAAAAGTATTGGCCAGCAGATGTGCACTTAGTTGGTAAAGAAATTGTCCGTTTCCACACAATTTATTGGCCAATCATGTTAATGGCTTTAGACTTACCATTACCAAAGAAGGTATTTGCACATGGATGGTTATTAATGAAAGACGGAAAGATGTCTAAATCAAAAGGAAATGTAGTAGATCCAGTTACCTTGATTGATCGATATGGGTTGGATTCATTGCGTTATTACTTGTTAAGGGAAGTGCCATTTGGTTCAGATGGAGTATTTACACCAGAAGGCTTTGTTGAACGAATTAATTTTGATTTAGCCAATGACTTAGGTAATCTTCTTAATCGAACAGTAGCTATGATTAATAAATATTTTGATGGTGAAATCCCAACGTATAATGGACCTATTAATTCCTTTGATGAAGAATTGGTCACAGTTAATATGGAGACGATCCAAAAGTATGAAGAAGCAATGGAAAAAATGGAATTCTCGGTTGCTTTAGCATCTGTTTGGGAATTAATTAGTAGAACAAACAAATATATTGATGAGACAAGCCCTTGGGTTTTAGCTAAGGATGAGGGGAAACAAGCAGAACTATCTTCTGTCATGGTCCATTTAGCGGAGTCTTTACGTATAGTTGCTGTTTTACTTCAACCATTTTTAACTAAAACACCGGCGAATATATTTGAACAATTAAGTATTAAAGATGATGAATTAAAAAATTGGGGGAGTCTTAATAAATTTGGCTCCATCCCATCGGGTACAAAAGTGGTAAAGAAAGGGGAACCAATTTTCCCACGATTAGAAATTGACGTAGAAGTAGAATACATTAAGCAAAAAATGGCAGGGGAACCTGTTAAAAGTGAGAAAAAAGAAATGGAAACTGAAAAGTTGGAAGAAAAAAGTGAAATAACTATTGATGATTTTATGAAGGTTGAACTTCGTGTTGCAGAAGTAATTCATGCAGAACCCGTTAAAAAAGCAGATAAATTGCTAAAGTTACAATTAGATTTAGGATATGAGAAACGTCAAGTAGTTTCAGGAATCGCACAATACTATAAACCAGAAGAATTGGTAGGTCAAAAGGTAATTTGTGTAACAAACTTAAAGCCAGTAAAATTAAGAGGTGAACTATCACAAGGAATGATCCTGGCTGGATCAAAAGACGGCCAATTATCTCTTGCTAGTATCGATCAAAGCCTTCCAAATGGTGCAATTGTAAAGTAA